A single window of Salvia splendens isolate huo1 chromosome 8, SspV2, whole genome shotgun sequence DNA harbors:
- the LOC121745313 gene encoding transmembrane ascorbate ferrireductase 2-like, protein MAAPVVRFPIFAVVRILGVALAALVLIWTFHFRGGMALVSDDRNQIFNVHPVVLLIGLVVLNGEAMLAYKTLPGTKGFKKLIHLSLQFLVFLLGVIGVVVVWKNRIERGKENFYSLHSLLGLLSLFLFGIQWTLGFLTFYYPGGSRNGRASLLPWHGFMGHYIYGLSVITCMTGFLARATSLQTHGTISRYSAEAILINSMGVLTVVLAGFVILGVQSPVYRNGDKLNNTGKPVFDL, encoded by the exons ATGGCTGCTCCGGTGGTACGGTTCCCGATCTTTGCGGTGGTGAGAATTCTCGGCGTCGCCCTTGCTGCATTGGTATTAATATGGACCTTTCATTTCAGAGGTGGAATGGCTCTCGTCTCCGATGATAGAAACCAAATTTTTAAT GTTCATCCTGTAGTGCTGCTGATTGGCCTTGTGGTTCTCAATGGCGAAG CCATGCTAGCATACAAGACTCTGCCAGGAACAAAAGGTTTTAAGAAACTGATTCATCTGTCCCTCCAATTCCTTGTCTTCCTTTTGGGTGTCATCGGAGTAGTTGTTGTGTGGAAGAATCGTATTGAGAGGGGCAAAGAAAATTTCTATAGCCTCCACTCATTGCTGGGCCTTCTGTCGCTTTTCTTGTTTGGAATTCAG TGGACTCTCGGATTTTTAACCTTCTATTATCCCGGGGGATCAAGAAACGGTCGAGCTAGCTTGTTACCTTGGCATGGATTTATGGGACACTACATCTATGGtctttctgttattacctgcatgACTGGTTTTCTAGCGAGGGCGACATCCCTTCAAACACATGGGACAATATCTCGCTATTCAGCTGAAGCCATTCTGATAAATTCAATGGGTGTTTTAACTGTGGTTTTAGCCGGTTTTGTGATTCTTGGAGTTCAATCCCCTGTGTACAGAAACGGTGATAAACTCAACAACACAGGAAAGCCGGTTTTCGATCTTTGA
- the LOC121745312 gene encoding uncharacterized protein LOC121745312 yields MGSGEGEDTQKLKRIAAAAFDYDNDSRWVDYWSNILIPPHLASRNDVVDHYKRKFYQRYIDPDLVVEGMTTSSSSQSGTTSKSPQQSSSTTASTSDTRERSSGSSGRTSGAPTTPPTNSTSLRWDKQSIQFSANAWVFAVAVIAIFPLVPRSLSNRAYRLSFFGTACSSLYSLYSLYGKPRAWNLQALQVWFQSVLASKDFMYSVYCLIFVSSHPCLKFALLPIICRALEYVAKFLRRNFSRSTLYRKYLEDACIWVESNTTTLSILSSQAEIALGFLQIISLLSWQRNIIQAFIYWQLLKLMYHAPATASYHRSAWSNIGQKTNPLIQRYAPFLNTPMATTRKWWLR; encoded by the exons ATGGGGAGCGGGGAAGGAGAGGATACGCAGAAGTTGAAGCGGATTGCGGCGGCGGCTTTCGATTACGACAACGACTCACGCTGGGTGGATTATTGGTCGAATATTCTCATTCCGCCGCACTTGGCCTCCCGCAATGACGTCGTAGACCACTACAAGCGCAAGTTCTACCAGCGTTACATC GATCCTGATCTAGTTGTCGAGGGAATGACTACCAGCAGTTCTTCCCAGTCGGGAACGACATCAAAATCACCACAGCAATCCTCATCAACAACTGCTAGCACCAGCGATACTCGCGAAAGGAGTTCAG GGTCCTCTGGTAGAACATCGGGGGCACCAACTACTCCACCTACCAATTCTACATCGCTGCGTTGGGATAAGCAATCAATTCAATTTTCTGCCAATGCTTGG GTCTTTGCTGTGGCAGTCATTGCCATTTTCCCACTTGTTCCGAGGAGCCTCTCAAATCGGGCATACCGACTCTCCTTTTTTGGAACTGCATGTTCTTCCTTGTACTCATTGTATTCACTATATGGG AAACCTAGAGCATGGAACTTGCAGGCTTTGCAAGTGTGGTTCCAGTCGGTCTTAGCATCCAAAGATTTTATGTATTCAGTCTACTGCCTTATATTCGTCAGTTCACATCCATGTCTCAAAT TTGCTTTACTTCCTATAATCTGTCGGGCCCTTGAGTATGTTGCAAAGTTCCTGAGGCGTAACTTTAGTAGATCAACCTTGTACAG GAAATACTTGGAAGATGCTTGCATTTGGGTAGAATCCAATACAACTACCCTTAGTATTCTCTCCTCACAAGCTGAAATTGCGCTGGGGTTCCTTCAGATTATATCTTTGTTATC GTGGCAACGCAACATTATACAAGCATTTATTTACTGGCAG CTACTGAAGCTTATGTACCATGCTCCTGCCACTGCTAGCTACCACAGAAGCGCATGGTCTAACATTGGGCAAAAAACGAATCCATTGATCCAGCGCTATGCCCCATTTTTGAACACTCCAATGGCCACCACTCGGAAATGGTGGTTAAGGTGA
- the LOC121744325 gene encoding cytochrome P450 716B1-like codes for MESTIMLWVLVFVSLGFLAMVKKRKRRLPAGSVGIPIIGQTLEVLKAMRADTAEEWFQERARKYGPVSKMSLFGKPTILVTGQAYNKFIFSSDEQTLSSKQPASVTRLVGERNLFEMSGEDHRRMRGAFLSFLKPEALKQYVGMMDNEIRLHLAQHWHHDHVISVMPLMKTLTFNMICTLLFGMERGERRQTLVRLFEQLIEGALVLPINLPFTRFNRSIRARSKIGAIIMELIREKREKVERGEKGHDLITSMLSMCDDAGSPLLSDQEIEENCAVAMIAGHETTSALLTYLVKLVAEHPSVYQLLRKEHEEIVRGKKGASDPLTWEDIGKMKYTWRIGMEVLRMSPPILFLFRTVLRDTEIGGYVIPKGWQVLWTTCMTQLDGAIYPDPHKFNPSRFEDQAAMPPHTFVAFGGGARLCPGNEFARMETLAMLHYLITRFTWTLCLKENTVRRDPMPIFKQGLPIHIKVNNPYKA; via the exons ATGGAGTCGACAATTATGTTGTGGGTGCTGGTTTTTGTGTCTCTGGGTTTTTTGGCGATggtgaagaagaggaagagaaggCTCCCAGCCGGGTCGGTAGGAATTCCGATAATCGGGCAAACCCTGGAGGTTCTGAAGGCAATGCGAGCCGATACAGCTGAGGAGTGGTTCCAAGAAAGGGCCCGAAAATACGGCCCTGTTTCGAAGATGAGCTTATTTGGAAAGCCGACAATATTGGTAACGGGCCAAGCTTACAATAAATTCATATTCAGCAGCGACGAGCAGACGCTCTCCAGCAAGCAGCCAGCGTCGGTGACGCGGCTGGTAGGCGAGAGGAATTTGTTCGAGATGAGCGGCGAAGATCACCGGCGGATGAGAGGAGCATTCCTTTCCTTTTTGAAACCAGAAGCCCTCAAACAGTATGTGGGGATGATGGACAATGAGATCAGGCTGCACCTCGCCCAACATTGGCATCACGATCATGTTATCTCG GTGATGCCGTTGATGAAGACACTGACGTTCAATATGATTTGCACGCTTCTGTTTGGAatggagagaggagagagaagacAAACCCTAGTGCGTCTCTTCGAACAATTGATAGAGGGGGCACTTGTTTTACCGATAAATCTCCCCTTTACGCGCTTCAACAGAAGCATTCGGGCGAGATCGAAAATTGGAGCCATTATAATGGAACTAATACGCGAGAAGAGGGAGAAAGTGGAGAGAGGAGAAAAGGGGCACGATCTCATCACCAGCATGCTGAGCATGTGCGATGACGCCGGCTCACCGCTCTTGTCTGACCAGGAAATCGAGGAAAACTGCGCGGTGGCGATGATCGCCGGCCATGAAACCACCTCCGCGCTTCTCACATACTTAGTCAAACTCGTAGCTGAACACCCCAGTGTTTATCAACTTCTCCGCAAAG AGCACGAAGAGATTGTGCGAGGGAAAAAGGGGGCAAGTGATCCTCTAACTTGGGAAGACATTGGTAAGATGAAGTACACATGGAGAATTGGGATGGAGGTGTTGAGGATGTCTCCACCGATATTATTCTTGTTTAGGACAGTGCTGCGTGATACTGAGATAGGAGGATATGTTATTCCTAAAGGATGGCAGGTGCTCTGGACAACATGCATGACGCAGTTGGATGGAGCCATATACCCGGATCCGCACAAGTTCAACCCATCGCGTTTTGAAGATCAAGCAGCGATGCCACCACATACCTTCGTAGCATTTGGAGGAGGCGCGAGGCTTTGCCCAGGCAACGAATTTGCGAGAATGGAGACGTTGGCAATGCTTCATTATTTGATTACTCGTTTCACTTGGACTCTCTGTTTGAAAGAGAATACAGTCCGCAGAGATCCCATGCCCATTTTCAAACAAGGCCTACCCATACACATTAAAGTCAACAACCCTTATAAAGCATGA